Proteins co-encoded in one Halodesulfovibrio marinisediminis DSM 17456 genomic window:
- a CDS encoding SpoIIE family protein phosphatase codes for MELKRLTFIHRLSLRWKLFLTLVLFSVLPICGAVLTVQELQTDIKEYLYESTRNDLVEQASRSIENIAVNSAKNLENSEQMRGIILDVVAFAAQHFLDMLPPVDVKPLYSDEIKPDLPYPEDLVVDPLHAPTRQYMVKYGSDISKYISLGNIAFFLPQNQSERAAAKLEAKKLIRLLPLFKELKKSYGSFIYNLYIGTKSGLLAYYPAHAGMPEGYDPRDRLWYRLAMAEKKIVWRAPLRDISTGRLLFTVSAPLYNMKKEIIGVVGLDILMEQGLSSGSITAAWSNQTRLILAEEADDKVTGSAGLRIIASAQRKSKEDNEYSWIMGTSKKHWVVFEDNEVKAKFMNAIASGTSGTLLMPWGGEDCLVAWAPFKGNNYFITVVPEEDVMHLTNKVLAYLHWASSAQQRVVEIAVVVVIFLTFLFAVYASRAISKPMNMMVASFKELAQGNFSARVDLKTGDERDILVETFNRIGPQLEHLVETQQALDVAHEIQENLLPARDPRFPGWQISGAIRYCDQTGGDYYDYYMTNCDNQSILSIVVGDVSGHGVASALLMTTARALLRVHTECARISASRRVSQVNNLLTQDVHGTGRFMTLFYLEMIGHSDLLRWVRAGHDPAIVYLPEQDEFTELKGKGLPLGVMGGVNYEESEIELTQQGAIILLGTDGIWEARKGGYGDLYGKEQLRELIREHASKTAEEIRDCILEAVEKWQKNVPNVDDVTLVVLKKDKNANKDCENVSICNLDFFMEEKNNNE; via the coding sequence ATGGAACTTAAGAGGTTGACCTTTATTCATAGATTGTCCCTACGTTGGAAATTGTTTCTCACGCTTGTACTGTTCAGCGTGCTGCCTATTTGCGGTGCAGTGCTCACTGTGCAGGAGTTACAGACAGATATTAAAGAGTATCTGTATGAGAGTACTCGTAATGACCTTGTCGAACAGGCCAGCCGCTCTATTGAAAATATCGCTGTTAATTCAGCAAAAAATTTAGAAAACAGTGAGCAGATGCGGGGGATAATTCTTGATGTTGTGGCATTCGCTGCACAGCATTTCCTCGATATGCTTCCACCTGTTGATGTGAAGCCCCTATATTCGGATGAGATTAAGCCGGATTTGCCTTATCCTGAAGATCTTGTTGTTGACCCCCTGCACGCACCAACTCGTCAGTATATGGTCAAATATGGCAGTGACATAAGCAAGTATATTTCCCTTGGTAATATTGCCTTTTTCCTGCCTCAGAATCAGTCCGAAAGAGCCGCCGCAAAGCTTGAAGCGAAAAAATTGATTCGGCTGCTTCCCTTATTTAAGGAATTAAAAAAATCATACGGCTCATTCATTTACAATCTTTACATTGGAACTAAATCCGGACTGTTAGCGTATTATCCTGCTCATGCGGGTATGCCTGAAGGATATGATCCGCGAGATCGTTTATGGTATCGGCTTGCAATGGCAGAAAAGAAGATTGTTTGGCGTGCCCCTCTTCGGGATATTTCGACAGGAAGACTGTTGTTTACGGTTTCCGCACCGTTATACAATATGAAAAAAGAAATTATTGGAGTAGTAGGGCTTGATATTCTTATGGAACAAGGGCTTTCCAGTGGGAGTATTACGGCAGCATGGTCAAATCAGACACGGCTGATCTTGGCTGAAGAGGCTGATGACAAAGTTACAGGCAGTGCCGGGCTTCGCATTATTGCAAGTGCACAGAGGAAGAGTAAGGAAGATAACGAGTATTCTTGGATTATGGGAACATCCAAAAAGCATTGGGTTGTATTTGAGGATAACGAAGTAAAGGCTAAGTTTATGAATGCAATTGCTTCCGGCACATCCGGCACGCTCTTGATGCCATGGGGGGGAGAGGATTGCCTTGTAGCGTGGGCACCATTTAAAGGTAATAATTACTTCATTACGGTGGTGCCGGAAGAAGACGTAATGCATTTGACGAACAAGGTCCTTGCCTATCTTCACTGGGCAAGCTCAGCTCAACAGCGTGTGGTTGAAATAGCTGTTGTTGTGGTCATTTTTTTAACATTTCTTTTTGCCGTGTATGCCAGTCGGGCTATTTCTAAGCCTATGAACATGATGGTGGCTTCATTTAAGGAGCTCGCACAAGGTAACTTTAGCGCGCGAGTTGATCTTAAAACCGGCGACGAACGCGATATACTTGTGGAGACCTTTAACCGGATAGGGCCGCAGTTAGAGCATCTGGTAGAGACGCAACAAGCGCTGGATGTGGCGCATGAGATTCAAGAGAACCTGCTTCCGGCCAGAGACCCGAGATTTCCGGGATGGCAGATTTCCGGTGCAATCCGTTACTGCGATCAGACGGGGGGCGATTATTATGATTACTACATGACAAATTGTGATAACCAGTCAATTCTGTCCATTGTCGTAGGGGATGTTTCAGGGCACGGAGTCGCCTCAGCTTTACTTATGACAACTGCTCGTGCGTTGTTGCGAGTCCATACTGAATGTGCACGTATCAGTGCGTCACGCAGAGTTTCTCAGGTAAACAATCTACTTACTCAGGACGTACATGGGACTGGGCGGTTTATGACGCTGTTCTATCTTGAGATGATTGGACATAGTGATCTTTTGCGATGGGTTAGAGCAGGACACGATCCAGCTATAGTTTATCTTCCGGAGCAGGATGAATTTACCGAATTGAAGGGTAAAGGCTTGCCGCTTGGGGTTATGGGAGGTGTTAACTATGAGGAAAGTGAAATAGAGCTTACACAGCAAGGTGCTATCATTTTATTAGGTACTGATGGAATATGGGAAGCTCGTAAAGGTGGGTATGGAGATTTGTATGGTAAGGAGCAGTTACGGGAGCTTATTCGTGAACATGCTTCAAAGACTGCAGAAGAAATACGTGATTGTATATTGGAAGCAGTCGAAAAATGGCAAAAGAATGTTCCTAATGTAGATGATGTGACCCTTGTTGTGCTTAAGAAGGATAAGAACGCGAATAAAGACTGTGAAAATGTGAGTATTTGTAATCTTGATTTCTTCATGGAAGAGAAGAATAACAATGAATAA
- a CDS encoding 4Fe-4S dicluster domain-containing protein — MAKKFLVDLTRCTACRGCQVACKQWKKLPAEQTVNWGSHQNPKDLSFNTLRLVRFEEVVNEGKVDWLFFPEQCRHCYEPPCLGQAELDDERAVIQDEATGAVIFTEYTKNVDADGVREACPYDIPRKDPATGQLSKCDMCIDRIQNGMKPACVLSCPTGAMTFGEEEEIDALAQERLAAAKKRYPSAILGDPDDVRVVYLFQQDPTKYFEKAIAAASPTMMNRKQMFARLLGTTKA; from the coding sequence ATGGCTAAAAAATTCCTTGTCGACCTTACCCGCTGCACAGCATGCCGTGGCTGTCAGGTAGCGTGCAAGCAATGGAAAAAGCTTCCAGCTGAACAAACAGTCAACTGGGGCTCCCACCAAAACCCTAAGGATTTAAGCTTCAACACATTGCGGCTCGTCCGCTTTGAAGAAGTGGTAAATGAAGGCAAAGTTGACTGGCTGTTCTTCCCGGAACAATGCCGCCACTGTTACGAGCCGCCTTGCCTCGGACAGGCAGAACTAGATGACGAGCGCGCTGTAATTCAGGATGAAGCAACCGGTGCTGTCATATTTACTGAATACACCAAAAACGTAGATGCAGATGGTGTCCGCGAAGCATGTCCGTACGATATTCCACGTAAGGATCCTGCAACCGGACAACTCTCCAAATGTGACATGTGCATTGACCGCATTCAGAACGGCATGAAGCCAGCCTGCGTGCTTTCCTGCCCGACAGGTGCAATGACCTTCGGGGAAGAAGAAGAGATTGATGCTCTGGCACAAGAACGCCTTGCTGCTGCTAAGAAACGTTATCCCAGCGCTATTCTTGGTGATCCGGACGATGTACGCGTTGTCTATCTATTCCAGCAAGACCCGACCAAGTACTTTGAAAAGGCAATTGCAGCAGCTTCACCAACCATGATGAACCGTAAGCAGATGTTTGCCCGCTTACTCGGAACAACAAAAGCATAG
- the fdnG gene encoding formate dehydrogenase-N subunit alpha has product MTVSRRQFLKLSAGAATASAFGGLGISLKPTVAKAELQKLKWAKQTTSICCYCAVGCGLIVHTAKDGAGRAINVEGDPDHPINEGALCAKGASIWQLAENANRPQTPLYRAPNSTEWKQVSWDWALTEIAKRVKKTRDKSFQLKNEKGESVNRTEAIASAGSAAMDNEECWAYQSLLRSLGLVYVEHQARIUHSATVAALAESFGRGAMTNHWIDLKNSDCVLIMGSNAAENHPISFKWVMKARDKGATLIHVDPRFTRTSAKCDVYAPIRSGADIPFLGGMVKYILDNDKYFHDYVVNYTNASFVVGKDFDFDDGVFSGFDPKKGAYDKSKWAFELDEKGVPVRDNTLKNPRCVFNLLKKHFARYDVDTVSTVTGTPKEDILKVYETYAASGAPDKSATIMYAMGWTQHTVGVQNIRTMAIVQLLLGNIGVAGGGVNALRGESNVQGSTDHCLLVHILPGYLGTPKSKWADLAAYNKNCTPQSADPMSANWWGNKPKYVASFVKAMYPEASPEKGYEMLPKLDAHKPMTEYYWLSMFEKMLNGQFEGFFAWGQNPACGGANANKNREAMTKLDWLVNVNIFDNETASFWRGPNMNPKDIKTEVFFLPCAVSIEKEGSVTNSGRWMQWRHQGPKPYGQTLPDGDIILKLTDKLQQIYKTEGGAYPDPIVGLGLKDWQNSHGHFNPHGIAKLINGYFIKDTEVKGKKFKKGQQVPSFAYLKDDGSTCSGNWLYCGSYTDKGNMAARRDKTQNGAQANIGLYPNWAWCWPVNRRILYNRASVDLTGKPYAPKKAVIEWTGDNTKWQGDVPDGGWKPGTKHAFIMRKHGFGQIYGPGRAEGPFPEHYEPLECPIAKNPFSSQLHNPTAFQIKSEEKAVANPHFPYVGTTYRVTEHWQTGLMTRYQGWLIEAEPQLFCEISEELAKKENIANGETVKVASLRGELECVAIVTKRIKPYKVHGQDVHLVGLPWHYGWVTPKHGGDSANLLTPSVGDPNTGIPETKAFMVNVSKIKRA; this is encoded by the coding sequence ATGACAGTCTCCCGTAGGCAATTCCTCAAGCTTTCTGCAGGCGCTGCCACCGCGTCTGCATTTGGCGGACTCGGCATCTCCTTAAAGCCGACCGTTGCGAAAGCTGAGCTCCAAAAGCTTAAGTGGGCAAAGCAGACAACTTCTATCTGCTGTTACTGCGCAGTAGGCTGCGGCCTTATCGTGCACACTGCTAAAGACGGTGCGGGTCGCGCTATCAACGTAGAAGGTGATCCGGATCACCCAATTAACGAAGGTGCTCTTTGCGCTAAAGGTGCCTCCATCTGGCAGCTTGCAGAAAACGCAAACCGTCCTCAAACTCCATTATACCGTGCACCTAACAGCACAGAATGGAAGCAAGTCTCATGGGACTGGGCACTCACCGAAATAGCTAAACGTGTCAAAAAAACCCGCGACAAATCTTTCCAACTTAAAAACGAAAAAGGCGAATCAGTTAACCGCACTGAAGCAATCGCCTCCGCAGGCTCAGCAGCCATGGATAACGAAGAATGCTGGGCCTATCAGTCACTACTCAGATCCCTTGGCTTGGTGTACGTAGAACACCAAGCACGTATCTGACACAGCGCAACTGTAGCGGCTCTGGCAGAGTCGTTTGGACGCGGTGCGATGACTAACCACTGGATCGACCTTAAGAACAGTGACTGTGTATTAATCATGGGCAGTAACGCTGCCGAAAACCACCCTATTTCCTTTAAATGGGTAATGAAGGCTAGAGACAAGGGCGCAACCCTAATCCACGTTGACCCTCGCTTTACCCGTACCTCCGCTAAATGTGATGTCTACGCACCTATCCGTTCCGGTGCTGATATTCCGTTCCTTGGCGGTATGGTCAAATACATTCTAGATAACGACAAATACTTCCACGACTACGTAGTAAACTACACCAACGCATCTTTCGTTGTCGGAAAAGACTTTGACTTTGATGACGGAGTGTTCTCCGGTTTTGACCCTAAAAAAGGTGCTTACGACAAGTCCAAGTGGGCTTTTGAACTGGATGAAAAAGGCGTTCCAGTTCGAGATAATACATTGAAGAACCCGCGCTGTGTATTTAACCTGCTTAAAAAGCACTTCGCACGGTACGACGTGGATACAGTTTCTACCGTTACCGGCACTCCTAAAGAAGATATTCTCAAGGTTTACGAAACATATGCAGCATCCGGTGCGCCGGATAAATCTGCAACCATCATGTACGCAATGGGTTGGACGCAACATACAGTTGGAGTTCAGAACATCCGCACTATGGCAATTGTTCAGCTTCTGCTCGGTAACATTGGTGTTGCAGGTGGCGGTGTTAACGCCCTGCGCGGAGAATCCAACGTACAAGGTTCCACAGACCACTGTCTGCTCGTCCACATTTTGCCGGGCTACCTTGGCACACCAAAATCCAAATGGGCAGACCTCGCAGCCTACAACAAGAATTGTACTCCACAATCCGCAGACCCTATGTCAGCTAACTGGTGGGGTAACAAACCAAAGTACGTAGCCAGCTTTGTGAAAGCAATGTATCCGGAAGCTTCTCCTGAAAAAGGGTATGAAATGCTTCCGAAGCTTGATGCGCACAAGCCGATGACTGAGTATTACTGGCTGTCTATGTTTGAAAAAATGCTCAACGGCCAGTTTGAAGGTTTCTTTGCATGGGGACAAAACCCTGCCTGCGGTGGGGCAAACGCCAACAAAAACCGTGAAGCAATGACCAAGCTGGACTGGCTTGTTAACGTAAACATCTTTGACAACGAAACAGCCTCCTTCTGGCGCGGTCCTAACATGAATCCTAAGGACATCAAGACAGAAGTATTCTTCTTGCCATGTGCTGTTTCTATTGAAAAAGAGGGCTCCGTTACTAACTCCGGCCGCTGGATGCAGTGGCGTCATCAGGGGCCAAAGCCATATGGTCAGACACTTCCTGACGGTGACATCATCCTTAAACTCACCGACAAACTCCAGCAGATCTACAAAACAGAGGGCGGCGCATATCCTGATCCTATCGTAGGCCTCGGATTAAAAGACTGGCAGAACAGTCACGGCCACTTTAACCCTCATGGCATTGCCAAACTTATTAACGGTTACTTCATAAAGGATACCGAAGTTAAGGGCAAAAAATTCAAAAAAGGCCAACAGGTTCCAAGCTTTGCGTACCTCAAAGACGATGGTTCCACTTGTTCAGGCAACTGGCTCTACTGTGGCTCATATACAGACAAAGGCAACATGGCTGCACGCCGTGACAAAACCCAAAATGGCGCACAGGCAAATATCGGCCTGTACCCTAACTGGGCATGGTGCTGGCCTGTAAACCGCCGCATTCTCTATAACCGTGCATCTGTTGATCTTACCGGTAAGCCATACGCACCTAAAAAAGCGGTTATTGAGTGGACTGGTGACAACACCAAATGGCAAGGCGACGTTCCTGATGGTGGCTGGAAACCGGGCACAAAACATGCCTTCATCATGCGCAAGCACGGCTTCGGTCAAATTTACGGTCCAGGTCGAGCAGAAGGTCCATTCCCAGAGCACTATGAACCGCTCGAATGTCCTATAGCCAAGAACCCGTTCTCTTCTCAGCTGCATAACCCGACTGCATTCCAGATTAAGTCGGAAGAAAAAGCAGTTGCCAACCCTCACTTCCCATACGTCGGTACTACCTACCGCGTAACCGAGCATTGGCAGACTGGTCTCATGACCCGTTATCAAGGGTGGTTGATTGAAGCAGAACCACAACTGTTCTGTGAAATCAGTGAAGAACTGGCGAAAAAAGAAAATATCGCTAATGGCGAAACCGTTAAAGTTGCCAGCCTACGCGGCGAACTCGAGTGTGTTGCCATCGTAACCAAACGCATCAAGCCTTATAAAGTGCACGGGCAAGACGTTCATCTCGTCGGCCTCCCTTGGCACTATGGCTGGGTGACACCAAAACACGGTGGCGATTCTGCAAACCTCCTCACACCTTCTGTGGGCGATCCTAACACCGGTATTCCGGAAACTAAGGCGTTCATGGTTAACGTGAGCAAGATAAAGAGAGCGTAA
- a CDS encoding STAS domain-containing protein yields MALTTIELPNCTVLAMSNRLDGSHTKELETKVEELIGGGNSRLLFDFEELDYINSAGLRVLVMAYQQLHPAGGKVAVCCARDYIQEVFEISGYDQLFGMYSTRDAAVNEF; encoded by the coding sequence ATGGCATTAACAACCATTGAATTACCAAATTGTACGGTTCTTGCCATGAGCAATCGTTTGGATGGTTCCCATACAAAAGAGCTTGAAACAAAAGTTGAAGAATTGATTGGTGGCGGAAATTCCCGCTTGCTATTTGACTTTGAAGAACTTGATTATATTAACAGCGCAGGGTTGCGTGTTCTTGTAATGGCGTATCAACAGCTTCATCCAGCCGGTGGAAAAGTAGCAGTATGTTGCGCACGTGATTACATTCAAGAAGTATTTGAAATTTCAGGGTATGATCAGTTGTTTGGCATGTATTCAACTCGCGATGCTGCCGTGAATGAATTTTAA
- a CDS encoding molybdopterin-guanine dinucleotide biosynthesis protein MobB has product MKAVSIVGYKKSGKTTLTRKLADALEARGKTVTIAKFTHTGLAKPDTDTGLFMKEGRTVIGLGGNECTVHWGEKKMLPDVLPLAQADYLLVEGGKTMSWLPRVILLRSPDEQKVMDRGLAIASFGEIKAEELPNYSDATLEELVDCIEEKAFMLPALDCGACGEESCEIISQKIVAGKATMKACKSINNSAMTITVNGSPVGLNPFVENIIRGAIEGMLGSLKGYAPGSDVEIKISK; this is encoded by the coding sequence ATGAAAGCAGTCAGCATTGTTGGATACAAAAAATCAGGCAAAACTACCCTCACCCGCAAACTTGCAGATGCCCTTGAAGCACGCGGCAAGACCGTGACGATTGCCAAATTCACACACACCGGTTTAGCCAAACCAGATACAGACACCGGTCTCTTTATGAAGGAAGGCAGAACTGTTATCGGACTTGGTGGAAACGAATGCACTGTTCACTGGGGGGAGAAAAAAATGCTACCGGATGTACTCCCGTTAGCACAGGCTGACTATCTGCTTGTTGAAGGCGGAAAGACAATGAGCTGGCTGCCACGCGTCATCCTTCTTCGTAGTCCTGATGAACAAAAAGTAATGGATAGAGGACTTGCCATTGCTTCATTTGGAGAAATTAAAGCAGAAGAACTTCCAAACTATTCCGATGCAACGCTTGAAGAGCTTGTGGACTGTATTGAAGAAAAGGCGTTTATGCTTCCTGCACTCGACTGCGGGGCTTGCGGCGAAGAAAGCTGTGAGATTATTTCTCAAAAAATTGTTGCAGGTAAAGCCACCATGAAGGCCTGCAAATCCATTAATAATTCCGCAATGACCATCACGGTCAACGGCTCGCCTGTCGGCTTGAACCCCTTTGTTGAGAATATCATCCGCGGCGCTATTGAAGGAATGCTTGGTTCCTTGAAAGGCTATGCACCGGGTAGCGACGTTGAAATCAAAATTTCCAAATAA
- a CDS encoding cyclic nucleotide-binding domain-containing protein, whose protein sequence is MNTDTNAPSCEYDKNLDLLLKAEIFSKIPVERLRSYALLVKRMNYQVGEHVFHQGDVDNKAYLLVQGSLSITHSYMDKTSTHGTISQGKIFGTLALIADTERLFSVKALTPATCLILPRPKGLSELDKDPESAKIFLKIIADRISHWEKGCLIEAATVESCPCRYGVSLI, encoded by the coding sequence ATGAATACAGACACCAATGCTCCATCCTGTGAATACGATAAGAACCTCGATCTACTGCTTAAAGCAGAGATTTTCTCTAAAATACCGGTAGAACGCCTTCGCTCTTACGCCCTGCTGGTAAAACGCATGAACTATCAAGTTGGAGAACACGTTTTTCATCAAGGCGACGTAGACAATAAAGCATACTTACTTGTTCAAGGATCACTTTCTATCACCCACAGCTATATGGATAAAACAAGTACACACGGAACAATCAGTCAGGGAAAAATATTCGGTACGCTGGCACTTATTGCCGATACAGAACGCCTTTTCTCTGTAAAAGCACTTACTCCTGCAACCTGTCTCATTCTTCCACGCCCTAAAGGACTAAGCGAACTTGATAAAGATCCAGAAAGTGCAAAAATATTCCTGAAAATTATAGCAGACCGAATAAGTCATTGGGAAAAGGGATGCTTAATCGAGGCAGCGACAGTTGAAAGTTGCCCATGCAGATATGGAGTAAGTTTAATTTAA
- a CDS encoding ATP-binding protein — MNNTRTCYRVIIHSRDEFIQLVSAIDKMAEKHSIASSVVFKITLALDELISNIFDYAFNDTQKPEIDIVVCIDRGVFFAKIIDSGKAFDISKIQKPELDKPIDKRRKPIGGMGVHLVRNLMDSFTYYRVDGKNYVLICTKIDTETH, encoded by the coding sequence ATGAATAACACGCGTACCTGCTATAGAGTAATAATTCATTCTCGTGATGAATTTATTCAATTGGTATCTGCTATAGACAAAATGGCAGAAAAACATTCTATAGCGTCGTCTGTTGTGTTTAAGATTACTCTCGCACTTGATGAGCTGATAAGTAATATTTTTGATTATGCGTTTAATGATACTCAGAAGCCGGAAATAGATATTGTAGTGTGCATTGATCGGGGTGTGTTTTTCGCTAAGATTATTGATAGCGGTAAGGCATTTGATATTTCAAAAATACAGAAGCCGGAGCTGGATAAACCGATAGATAAAAGGCGTAAGCCTATAGGGGGAATGGGGGTCCATCTGGTGCGTAACCTTATGGATTCGTTTACCTATTATCGAGTTGATGGCAAAAATTACGTTCTTATTTGTACGAAAATAGATACTGAAACTCATTAG
- a CDS encoding ABC transporter ATP-binding protein/permease translates to MITIIVITVGMRLVPIEMQKRIVSEAIQLKKIDALIYYCMIYISAVFLAGVLKYAINILQSKVGENTLYRIRKHLYDHILTLPMPFFRRTSPGLVVSTLMTELLPMATFAGAAISAPLVNILTFFAFAGYMFYLDPILATISISIYPVEMIVIPILQRKYNKLNRQRTNSLRSTSSIISESTTGIHEIQGNCAFSLEENKFRKAARWLYDLTYRLLIVKFGIKFTNNLFQSLGPFFLFLVGGYLAIEGRFELGALVAFLSAYEKLYDPWKELMEFYQLYQDCVVRYKQVMDYFDLMAEFPSVPVDRDVYKLEGNILIKDLSFTIGTNIRLLDNINMQINAGEHLALVGFSGSGKSTLAGAVSQMLRYTGGSVQVDGHEVSQMSKQDIAENMGIVAQHPFIFDGTIRNNLVYSSEALMRQRGETEPNLPDLDRLIEVVQQVGLFVDVLGFGLRTTLKKDSPPELIESLIRAREQFQQLHGAQLSNDIEFFDPENYLQYASIAENIIFGASRDENITLSNLHKVPQFVAFLKEANLLLQLELLGCLIATRTIELIRNAPDEQELLQRSPVPLEELPAYNRIVEQLHKAQSLEEGLVKLDDEDRGALLYLSLNFTLSQHSIASIPEKIFNSISEIRTSFKTYMDNHMPDTFNTYCRESYEHALTIMDNIAYGHIKLDNAGAEDRVQQHMNQLLIIEGVLETILEIGLEHNVGNMGEDLSGGQRQKIALARAFLKQPPIYIFDEATSALDNASQARIQNVMEKMLKGKATILSVVHRLDTLPGYDKVAVLRSGKLVEQGTYTELIEQKGALYELVHGAS, encoded by the coding sequence ATGATTACGATCATTGTCATAACAGTAGGCATGCGGCTTGTTCCTATTGAAATGCAAAAGCGCATCGTTTCTGAAGCTATTCAGTTGAAAAAAATCGATGCACTTATCTATTACTGTATGATTTATATCTCTGCGGTTTTTTTAGCCGGTGTACTTAAATACGCTATCAATATTCTTCAATCAAAAGTCGGGGAAAATACTCTCTACAGAATCAGAAAACATCTCTACGACCACATCCTAACCCTACCGATGCCGTTCTTTCGCAGAACTTCCCCTGGACTTGTCGTTTCCACACTCATGACAGAGCTACTCCCGATGGCAACATTTGCAGGAGCAGCTATCTCAGCACCTCTGGTAAATATTCTGACATTCTTCGCATTTGCTGGATATATGTTCTACCTCGACCCCATTCTCGCAACAATCTCCATCTCAATATACCCTGTTGAAATGATTGTTATTCCAATTTTACAACGTAAATATAACAAGCTGAACCGCCAGAGAACAAACAGCTTACGGAGTACAAGCAGTATCATCAGCGAATCCACAACGGGGATTCATGAGATTCAAGGAAACTGTGCGTTCTCGCTTGAAGAAAATAAATTCCGTAAGGCTGCACGCTGGCTCTATGACCTCACATACCGACTGCTCATAGTTAAATTTGGCATCAAGTTTACAAACAATCTGTTCCAATCTCTGGGACCATTCTTTCTTTTTCTTGTCGGTGGCTACCTTGCAATTGAAGGAAGATTTGAATTAGGTGCCCTGGTTGCTTTTCTATCTGCATACGAAAAGCTCTATGACCCGTGGAAAGAGCTTATGGAGTTTTACCAGCTCTATCAGGACTGCGTTGTGCGTTATAAACAGGTCATGGACTACTTTGATCTAATGGCAGAATTTCCTTCAGTTCCTGTTGACCGCGATGTCTACAAATTGGAAGGAAATATTCTGATTAAAGACTTGTCATTCACCATCGGGACTAATATCCGCTTGCTGGACAATATCAATATGCAAATTAACGCCGGTGAACATCTAGCGCTTGTAGGATTCTCAGGCAGTGGCAAATCCACCCTTGCAGGTGCCGTAAGTCAGATGCTGCGATATACCGGCGGCAGTGTGCAGGTTGACGGGCATGAAGTTTCGCAAATGTCCAAACAAGACATTGCAGAAAACATGGGGATTGTTGCCCAACATCCTTTCATTTTTGACGGCACAATCCGAAACAACCTTGTATACAGCAGTGAAGCGCTCATGCGACAACGGGGTGAAACAGAACCGAACCTGCCGGATCTAGACAGACTTATTGAGGTCGTCCAACAGGTTGGTCTTTTTGTTGATGTGCTCGGTTTTGGTCTACGCACAACATTGAAGAAGGACAGCCCTCCTGAGTTAATCGAAAGCCTCATTCGTGCCCGTGAACAATTCCAGCAGTTGCATGGTGCTCAGCTCAGCAACGATATTGAATTTTTCGATCCAGAAAACTACCTGCAATACGCGTCTATCGCAGAGAATATTATCTTCGGTGCTTCACGTGATGAAAACATCACCCTGTCAAACCTGCACAAGGTACCTCAGTTTGTAGCCTTCCTGAAAGAGGCTAACCTGCTTCTACAACTTGAACTGCTTGGCTGTCTTATTGCCACTCGAACCATTGAACTTATCCGCAACGCCCCTGACGAACAGGAACTGCTACAACGCAGTCCAGTCCCGTTGGAAGAACTTCCAGCCTACAATCGCATTGTAGAGCAGTTACACAAAGCGCAATCACTGGAAGAAGGGCTGGTTAAACTGGATGATGAAGACCGCGGAGCACTCCTCTACCTGAGCCTCAACTTTACTTTAAGCCAGCATTCAATTGCTTCGATTCCTGAAAAAATCTTCAATTCAATAAGTGAAATACGTACCTCGTTCAAAACGTATATGGATAATCACATGCCAGATACGTTTAACACCTACTGCCGTGAAAGCTATGAGCATGCCCTCACAATCATGGATAATATTGCTTATGGACATATCAAGCTTGATAACGCGGGTGCTGAGGACCGTGTGCAGCAACATATGAACCAGCTGCTCATTATTGAAGGTGTATTGGAAACCATCCTTGAAATTGGTCTGGAACATAATGTCGGCAATATGGGCGAAGACCTTTCAGGCGGTCAACGCCAGAAGATTGCACTCGCACGTGCCTTCCTCAAGCAACCGCCAATTTATATCTTTGATGAAGCCACATCCGCTCTTGATAATGCATCACAAGCACGCATTCAGAATGTTATGGAGAAGATGCTCAAGGGCAAAGCCACTATCTTGTCTGTTGTACATAGACTCGACACACTTCCGGGATATGACAAAGTGGCAGTACTACGCAGCGGTAAACTTGTTGAACAAGGCACCTACACCGAACTCATAGAACAAAAAGGGGCCCTCTACGAACTTGTACATGGTGCATCATAA